Sequence from the Dehalococcoidia bacterium genome:
GCAGATGATGTTGTGCCCGCAGGCGTGACCTATCTCGGGCAGCGCGTCGTATTCCGCCATTAGCGCTATCGCTGGTTTACCCTTGCCGTATGTGGCGCGGAAGGCGGTAGGCAGCCGGCAGATGCCGTGCTCGACCTTGAAACCGTTCGTCTCAAGATATTCGCATAGCCACTTCGCGGCCTTGACCTCGTTGAAGCCGGTCTCAGGGTTGTCGTGAATCTTTTTACTCAGAGCGATAAGCTTGCCGCTCTGAGCGTCGACATTCTTGGTAACAATAGATTTCATCTTCCGGATATCCACCTGTGTTCCCATATCGGATATTATAAACCTGAGACGGCCAGGATAACAGTCTCAGGCAAAATTCCATAAAAGAATTAATGCTAGCCTTTTAGAATCTGCAGACGCCGGGCGAAATCGAACAGGCCTTGCCTTGTGATTATCCCTGCGACCTTACCGTCGATTGAAACTGCCAGGGCTTCATCCTGGCTCCTGGCGAACTTCTCAAGTACCGAAGACGCTTCGTCCGTCGGGCGGACCGTTTGCATCTGCTCCACCGGCGTCATTATGTTCGCGACGGTGGTGAGACTCCATTGTCTCTGCGGCACTTTTCTTATCTGCCATAAAGTGAGTATCCCGGCCACCTCGTCGCCGTCCGTTACCAGATAAAGATTGTGCGGCGATCTGACAAATGCCCCTTCGACGAGGTCCATGAGGTTTACGTAGCGGGCAAGATGGGGTGCGTCCCGTATAATTACGTCCTGAGCGGTGTATCCTTTGAGGTTCTCGCGCAGCGCTGTCTGCTGGTAATTGGCCCGGGCCGCGCTGTTCAAAAGGAATCCTATGAAAATAAGCCATATACCTGAAAAGTATCCCCACAGGAAAAATATCAGCACTCCGGCCGCGATCATAGCTATCGATATCGCGCTGCCTGCGGTTGTCGCTATCCTGGTGGCCCGGGAGTAGTTGCCCGTAGTCATCCATATCACGGCGCGCAGTACGCGGCCGCCGTCGAGCGGGAAGCCGGGGATCATGTTAAACGCGGCCAGGATCAGGTTCACGAAGGACAGGTACCCCGTCAGCGCAAACAGATAATCATTCCAGCCGTTGCACAGGTATGCGATGCCGTAGAATATCCCGGCCAGCAGCAGGCTGCTTACGGGGCCGGCGATGGAGATCAACAGTTCTGTTTTTGGCTGTGCCGCCTCTTTATCAATTTGCGCTACTCCCCCGAATATGAAAAGCGTGATGCTTTTTACCGGGATGCCCTTCTTCCTGCTCACAATCGAGTGTGACAGTTCATGCACCAATACCGATCCGAACAGCAGCAGTACGATAGTAACCCCGATTGTCCAGTGATGGAATGCGTCCCAATCGGGATAGGCGCCGGGCAGGAATGAGGTGGACAGCAGTACGGCAAAGAGGATGAAGCCAAGGAACCAGCTGAAATCCACCATCACGGGGATTCCGAAGATTTTACCTATTCGAAAAGACTTGCCCAATAGTTGTCCTCGCAATTAGAGTGGAATGCTCTCATTATCATAACATAGTATCTGTATGAAGCAGGTGTCGGGATTATTGTCGGAGATCAATCGGCGCCGCTGTTTAATCTATGAGCGATAGCCCGATGAGCTTATAAGTCAACTTGGCGGCAAGGTAGGTGCAGGCGATCGGCCCTTCGCGCGGGGCCAGCTCCATGACATCGAAGCCGACGATGCGTTTCTCTTTTGCGACAAGTTTGAGCAATCGAATGACCTCGTACCAGCCCATGCCGCCGGGCTCCGGTGTGCCCACAGCGGCCATGATAGACGGATCGAACACATCGAGGTCGATAGTGATATAAACGTCGTCGGAGAGCTGTGATACTATCGCTTTCTCGTCGGCCCGGGTCAGCGGGGTTTCCTTGGCGTAGAACGGGCGCAGCTTCTTCTTCTTGATGTAATCCATGTCGTCCTGACCCATGCTGCGGATGCCTACCTGAACGATGGGGCATAGCTCGTGCACGCGGCGCATGACGCAGGCGTGGTTGAATTTGGTGTCCTCGTATTCGTCTCGCAGGTCGGAATGGGCATCGAGTTGCAGCACCGACATGTTCTTGAATCGCTCACGATATGCGCGCACCGTGCCCGCGGTCAGCGAGTGCTCCCCGCCGAGCATGACGACGAACTTGCCCTTGCCGAGCAGTTGCTTCGTCGCTTTATACACGCGTTCGACGGTCTCCTCCGGGCCCTTCATCGAAGGCACAAGCTCGGGGAGCGTATGTATGCCCAAGTCGTGTATGTAGCAGCCTAATTCGTGGTCGTACTGTTCCAGGAAATGCGAGGCGTCGATGATGGCGTTGGGTCCTTCGCGGGTGCCGGCGCGCCAGTCGACGGTGCTGTCGTAGGGGATAGGCAGCACGACTACTTTTGCGTCCTTAAGTTCGCAGTATTTTGGAGGGAACGAGAAACTGCGCCGGGGATAGAACATCTCTGTGGTCATATCGAGCTCATCGTATGGCGTATCCCGCCCGCATCGCTAGACGGCTTTGCTATGTGCCATCTCTATGGGGGCGTCCTGCAGTCCCCGGCCCAGCAGGTAAGTTTTGAACTCCGCGAGGCCGAACTTTTCTTTCATGTCCTCTATGGCCTGTTTGTCGTCGAAGTCTTTGCAGGAGAATATATCGATATTTATATACCGTCTCTCGGGGAAGGTATGTATGCTGATGTGACTCTCCGCGATAATAACGAAACCGGATACTCCCCAGTCCTCAGGCTTGGAACCGATAAAACGGAAAACACGAGGAGGAGCGACCTTCGTCATATTTATCTGGGAAGGGTATCTGTCAAGAAGCTCGTAAATCTTGTCTTCGCTTTCGAGCATCTTTCGGTCTGCTCCAAAACCGTCGATAATTAAGTGCATCTTATCGACCCCCTTTCTCTCAGATAAAAAATCCACCCCCCCTGTCCAGGAGAGAGTGGAAGTCGGCATGCCTTCAGCTTTAACTGATCTTCACTGTACCGATAACTTTGACCTCGCAACGCCTGATCCAAATGACGATACAGGAAGCCTCAGGTTGCTGTTCCGCCGCTTAGCGGCAGACATGCTCACCCTCCGGTTTCTGGCCTTTTCATTTAGGGACAATAAGTCGTCTTCGTCCACAAAAAACCAGTCCCCCTCTCCTACACCCCATCATCCATGCGTTTAAAAAACACGCACGTCATAATAGCATAATTTCTACAGCAATGCAATAGTTTCTAAGACTTCCCTATGGCAAGCTTCTATGGTTTTGCGGCCTCAACGAGGCCGCTCGGTCTATCCTCAACCGCCCCTTCTTGGGATATAGCAGGACTGCCCGCTCTCGGTCGAACCGCCGGAGCCTTGAGGAGCAAAGCCGGTGATCTGCTTGCGCGGGTTGGGCTCCGCGCACCTGGGGCATTTCAACTTGGAGCCGTCCTCTCCATAGCACTGGCGAACATCGAACTGTTTGCCGCATTTTTCGCATTTGTATTCATAGAGTGGCATAGTGACCTCCTATTATCTCCCTTGAAAGGGGGGAAACAATATCCAAACCCCCTGTGTTGGGGCGACCCTGGTGGTCGCCCCGTGGCGGGCAGGTACAAGACCTGCCCCTACATTACAGATACCAGATAGGGCGCGATTAATCACGCCCCTACGTCGATTATAAAAACTCTACGATACGCACGAACTCGCTTCCTTTTATGATGTCGGTCAAATCCCTCCTGGCTTTTTCATCCGTTATCGGCTCTACTTCGGATATAAACGAGCCGTCCTTGTCCACCTTCGATTTCCAGTTCACAATGTATCCGGCCACCTGCGCGTAGCTCGATTCGCTCTTGCCGCAGCACCAGCCGTCTGTAGCATACTCTCCGAGGAGGATCAGCACTTCCCTTCCGTTATACGGCATACTCTTCTCATCGACGGCCGTGTAGTAGCCGGAGAGGGCGTGCACCTCTTTGCCCAGTTCCGCATGGATGTAGTCGCGTATCATCGCAAAATTTCCTTTATTTGGATCTGTCATGCTGAGTGAAGCGAAGCATCTCGTCGCTGGTTGGGTGAGGGTACGAGATTCTTCAGTCGTCCTTCCACATCTCGAACTTCTTGGGAGGAGTCCTTCAGAATGACAGTAAAACATATACTCCTACCAGAAATTGACGTCGTTGACGGTCTCTTTCTTCTTCACGATTGCGGCGATCTCCTGACGCTCTGCATCGTCCCTGATCGGCTCCACGTCGGATACCGGCAGGCCTTCCTTGCTCTTCTTATTCTTCCATTTAACCACATAGCCGGGCACCAGCGCGTAGCCGCAGCCGCCGGCGCCGCAGCAGCTGTTGTCCACAACGGCGGCGCCGAAAACGTAGATAAACTCCTTATCCTTATATTTGAGCTTTATTTCCTTCTCCGGTATGTAGTACCCGGTTATGGAGCGCACTTCCTCTCCTAGCTCGGCATGTGTATATTCCTTTGGCATTTTAATTCCTCCCTTGAAGATATTTAATCATCGGCCCGGTGACCAGCGGCACCACGTCGCCGATCATGTGCGGCATCAGATTATCCATAACTTTAGGCATTAGCTCCGGCATCTGCTCGGCCATGTATTCCGGCATCGGTATGCGCTCGCCGACGCGCTTGAGCATGGTCGGCATGACCTTGGGCATCATCATCGGTAACAATCTCGGAAACAGTATCGGGAACATCGGTTTCATGAGCGGCAAAGCTCCCGGTATCTTGCCCATGGCCCGCATCATCGGCCCCATCTTGAAGGGCATGGCGTTGATAAGCTCGGGCCACATGCTGCCCATCAGGTCGGCGAAGCCCTGCGGCGTCATGAGCGCTATCATGGCCTCGAATACAGCCCATTGCTTCTGTACCTCCGGGTTCGGATCGGGGAATTTATATCCCAGGGCGGATGAGGCGAAACGCGCCAGGTCGACGACCTCGATCGGCAGATTCTTCTTATCCGCGCTGACACGCAACTGGAACTCGCAGCACGGGCACAGCGCCAGTACCTTGTCCGCGCCTACCTCTGTGGCCTCGTCCAGCCTTATCTTACCGATATCGGCGGCCACGGGCGGATCTTTTATCAGTGTCAGGACGCTGCCGCAGCAGTGGGAACACTCGTGGTGGTGCGACATCTCAACGAAATTTACGTTCGGTATGGCTTTGATGAGATCTCGCGGCGGCTCGTACACGCCGGAGACCCGCCCGATGTGGCAGGAGTCGTGCCAGGTCACGGTGCAGGGCTTGCTCCCGTTCTCGGGGAAGGCGAACTCGCCCGATTTTATCTTTTCAGCGATGACCTCGCTGTAGTGCTTCGCTGAAATGCCATAGTCGATGCCCAGCTTCTTGCACCAGGACGGGTAAGCGTGGCGCCACATCATATCGCAGGCGGGG
This genomic interval carries:
- a CDS encoding site-2 protease family protein; translated protein: MGKSFRIGKIFGIPVMVDFSWFLGFILFAVLLSTSFLPGAYPDWDAFHHWTIGVTIVLLLFGSVLVHELSHSIVSRKKGIPVKSITLFIFGGVAQIDKEAAQPKTELLISIAGPVSSLLLAGIFYGIAYLCNGWNDYLFALTGYLSFVNLILAAFNMIPGFPLDGGRVLRAVIWMTTGNYSRATRIATTAGSAISIAMIAAGVLIFFLWGYFSGIWLIFIGFLLNSAARANYQQTALRENLKGYTAQDVIIRDAPHLARYVNLMDLVEGAFVRSPHNLYLVTDGDEVAGILTLWQIRKVPQRQWSLTTVANIMTPVEQMQTVRPTDEASSVLEKFARSQDEALAVSIDGKVAGIITRQGLFDFARRLQILKG
- the speB gene encoding agmatinase; protein product: MTTEMFYPRRSFSFPPKYCELKDAKVVVLPIPYDSTVDWRAGTREGPNAIIDASHFLEQYDHELGCYIHDLGIHTLPELVPSMKGPEETVERVYKATKQLLGKGKFVVMLGGEHSLTAGTVRAYRERFKNMSVLQLDAHSDLRDEYEDTKFNHACVMRRVHELCPIVQVGIRSMGQDDMDYIKKKKLRPFYAKETPLTRADEKAIVSQLSDDVYITIDLDVFDPSIMAAVGTPEPGGMGWYEVIRLLKLVAKEKRIVGFDVMELAPREGPIACTYLAAKLTYKLIGLSLID
- the speD gene encoding adenosylmethionine decarboxylase — its product is MPTSTLSWTGGVDFLSERKGVDKMHLIIDGFGADRKMLESEDKIYELLDRYPSQINMTKVAPPRVFRFIGSKPEDWGVSGFVIIAESHISIHTFPERRYINIDIFSCKDFDDKQAIEDMKEKFGLAEFKTYLLGRGLQDAPIEMAHSKAV
- a CDS encoding zinc ribbon domain-containing protein, whose protein sequence is MPLYEYKCEKCGKQFDVRQCYGEDGSKLKCPRCAEPNPRKQITGFAPQGSGGSTESGQSCYIPRRGG